The Malus domestica chromosome 13, GDT2T_hap1 genome includes a window with the following:
- the LOC139190915 gene encoding uncharacterized protein, giving the protein MRTQILSFAQKPNEEFHEAWERFKELIRKCPHSGINTTDEMHIFFRGLNMTTKTLVNASCGGSYKDKNAQEACLLFEKMAEDTQQWAVEQPQSRSVFEMSNGSPYVTTQIEKMKKRFNAKFDLLLQRIPGSQVAVQQPIPAACSIYNMITHDFMSNPHRDVSPDFTAEQVNAFNNFQRPRYDPYSNFYNPSWRDHPNLKWDNDQHSRPQFQQQVQQPAAPKAAWEVAIEKLANTTTQEIQNLQAAVKNMEKQMGQIALQVSERAPGTFPSQTVPNPRGREECNAIRTLRSGKSYNNRHENSVGNSQAAELPQTKSAIFSDSEISADSGQSQDRSENTAEATTKTAERVYEPPMPYPERLRPKAKDQQLTDFMKTLSKVQINLLLIDAIKNIPSYAKCLKDVCTKKKKLVDFEKVILTEQCSAVLLHKLPPKKKDPGSFTISCTIGNCDFSSALIDLGASVNLMPYSVFKRLGKGELKPTSSIIQLADRSITYPRGVIEDVIVKVDNLYLPADFMVLDMNEDLTTPIILGRPFLATARTLIDVEAGTLTFQVEDQTVVFKLFEASLHSGDKQECMRVDALDGLPSAKFMNRSSTDHLSIKPPNLTRDCTSPKPQQQRVLHDDQPINTMKKHENLPSSPNFKKIQPGKKCGY; this is encoded by the coding sequence ATGAGAACTCAGATTTTATCTTTtgcccaaaaaccaaatgaggAGTTTCATGAGGCGTGGGAACGGTTTAAAGAGTTGATTAGAAAATGTCCACATTCAGGTATTAACACTACTGATgaaatgcatatatttttcagAGGGTTGAATATGACTACAAAAACTCTTGTCAACGCATCTTGCGGAGGTTCGTACAAGGATAAAAATGCACAAGAGGCctgtttgttatttgaaaaaatggcagAGGATACACAACAGTGGGCAGTTGAGCAGCCACAATCTAGGTCTGTTTTTGAGATGTCTAACGGCTCTCCATATGTTACaacacaaattgaaaaaatgaagaaaaggtTTAATGCAAAATTTGACCTGTTATTACAAAGAATACCAGGTTCACAGGTTGCTGTACAGCAGCCCATACCAGCTGCCTGCAGCATCTACAACATGATAACTCACGATTTTATGAGCAACCCACATAGAGATGTTTCTCCAGATTTTACAGCAGAGCAGGttaatgcatttaacaatttccAGCGTCCCAGATATGACCCGTATTCGAATTTCTACAACCcaagttggagagatcatcctaatCTAAAGTGGGACAATGATCAGCACTCAAGACCTCAATTTCAACAGCAGGTACAACAACCTGCTGCAcctaaggctgcttgggaggttgcaattgaaaaattggcaaatactaccactcaagaaattcaaaatctacAGGCAGCAGTGAAAAACATGGaaaaacaaatggggcagattgcttTACAGGTTTCAGAAAGAGCTCCGGGTACATTTCCTAGTCAAACAGTACCTAATCCAAGAGGACGAGAAGAATGCAATGCTATACGGACTCTACGGTCTGGCAAAAGTTACAACAATAGACATGAAAATTCTGTTGGAAATTCGCAGGCAGCAGAACTACCCCAAACTAAATCTGCAATTTTTTCAGATTCTGAAATTTCTGCAGATTCTGGGCAGTCCCAAGACAGATCTGAAAATACTGCAGAAGCTACCACAAAAACTGCAGAACGTGTTTACGAGCCTCCTATGCCTTATCCAGAAAGGTTGAGACCTAAAGCTAAAGATCAACAGTTAACAGATTTTATGAAGACTTTGTCAAAAGTTCAGATTAATCTACTGTTAATTGATGCAATCAAGAACATTCCATCTTATGCCAAATGTTTGAAGGATgtttgcacaaagaaaaagaagcttgttgattttgaaaaagtgattcTTACAGAACAGTGCAGTGCGGTCTTATTGCATAAATTGCCTCCAAAGAAAaaagatccagggagttttacTATCTCTTGCACCATTGGAAATTGTGATTTTAGtagtgctttaattgatttaggtgctagtGTAAACTTAATGCCTTATTCTGTTTTCAAACGTTTAGGTAAAGGTGAGCTAAAGCCAACCTCCAGTATTATTCAATTGGCTGACCGTTCAATTACCTACCCTAGAGgagtcattgaagatgttattgtGAAGGTTGACAATTTATATTTACCAGCTGATTTTATGGTGTTAGAcatgaatgaggatttgacaacgcccattattttgggccgcCCATTTCTGGCAACAGCCCGGACTCTTATTGACGTTGAAGCCGGAACATTAACATTCCAGGTTGAAGATCAAACTGTTGTTTTCAAGTTGTTTGAAGCAAGCTTACATTCAGGTGACAAGCAAGAATGCATGCGTGTTGATGCATTGGATGGTTTACCAAGTGCCAAGTTTATGAACAGATCATCAACTGACCATCTGTCCATAAAGCCCCCGAATTTAACTCGTGATTGTACAAGTCCTAAACCACAACAGCAAAGGGTGCTACATGATGACCAGCCAATTAACACTatgaaaaaacatgaaaatttgccAAGCAGtccaaattttaagaaaatacaGCCTGGTAAAAAGTGTGGTTATTAA